The DNA sequence TATCCCCCTTATTAGGTACGTGGTGGCACGGCCCCACCAGGCTGCCCTTGCCCTCTTTTTTGAAAAAGCCCGCACCTCGGGAATAAGGGAAATCCTCTCCTCGGAGTTCTGTGATGAAGCCAGGCCTTATCTTGAAGGCCTGCACCACCGCTGCAGGCGCCAGAAGCTTCTCCACCTCGGCATTATCATTACTGTGGGATATGCTCACACTGATGCTTTCATGGGTCATCTGCTCTCCGGAGACGCCCGCGAGGATCTGGCGGCAGAGATAGTAGAATCATCAGGCGGTGACAGGGAGCTGAGCACCATGGTGATGCGTCTCATAAAGAACACGGGGGAAGAAGGCTCGACAGAGGCTCCCGCCCTCTAACCTGAGCGGGCTCAGCAAAGATTGCCAAATTGTTAAAATTTCGCCAATGGCCTTTTTCCTATTGCGGGAAACGGCACGGTACTATATGATAACGGTAGGTATAGATATCCTTTTTCTGATATACTCCTGGAGCGCAAGGGGGACTGCACATGAAAATACATGGTAATGATCCATCAATTACGCCCCGCTATGATGCGGGCAGCCTCACAGGGCCCGCGGTGCCCTGCGAGGAAGATGCGGCACAGGCCGAAGCGCCCCGTGACGAGATAAAGCTCGAAGGAAAAAGGAGTCTTGACCCCGGCAACGTGCCCCAGGCGCTCAGGGCACAGGCCAAAGGCACCACGGCGGCAGCAGGTGGCGGGTCTTCATCGCAGCTTGAATCGGCAGAAGGAAGCTACTGGGTGGAGGACCCCCTTAAAGATGTCGCAGAGAATCTCCCCCGCCTTTACCGGGTCCCTTCCACACAGTTCACGGGCGACCTCGCCAGGGTCAACGACGCCTTGGCCCAGGAAATCGTAGATGCCATAATGGCGAATTCCAGGAAGTGGCCTACCACCACTTTCGTGTATGATGCCCGCGAGGGCCCCCAGACAAAAAACATAAAGCTCGTAGGCTCTTTCAACCCTGCGACGGGCCAGTACGATCCCCAGTGGAACCAGGGGAAAGGAGTCGCCATGTATGACGACGGCACCCATGGCGATGCCAGGGCAGGCGACGGCCTCTATACAGCCCAGGTGCAGCTTGATCCATCCCAGCCCCGCGAGATTCAATGGGGCGCAAAGGGTGACGTGTTCAGCCGCGACGGGAAGCTTGTCTCGGCTGACCGGTGGCTTGTCATGACGGAAGAGCCGCCACGGTTCTCCCTCCAGGACAAAGAAACCACCCAGACCTATGCCCCCCTCTCCAACCATCTGATGGGCGTCCACAAGACCGGCGATGACGGTGTGACCTTCAGGACCTGGTCCCCCGAGGTGGGAAAAGGCGACCTCAATGATTACAAGCTCCATGTGGAGATTTACAATGACGCCACGGGTCATATGGAGCGCAGCGCCCCCATGGTGAAGGATGAGGCCACGGGAAACTGGAGCCTCGAGCTTCCCACAGGCTGGGATGAGCTTGAGGGAAAATCCTACCAGTACGCCGTGCGGAATGACAAGGGCGAGCCCCTCCTCTCAGGCAAGGAGAAGAAAGCACCCGTCATATACAGCGATCCCTATTCCCGCTACCTCCAGGGCCAGCAGCGCGGTCTTGAGCGGATTTTCGTCGATCCCATCCATGGCGTCGAGACAGGGTGGTATAATGATTCGGGGAGCGGCGGCCCCAATTACACCATCAACCCCCTCTGGGGGCGCTTCACCGTGAACGGCCATGGCGACGCTGACAAGGTGGTGCTGGTCCTCAAGGATGAGCAAGGCCGCCAGCTCTCGAAACAGGAGCTTCTTGAACGCATTGGCTCACCTGATCTCGTTCCCTATGACAAGGCGACGCCTCAGCAGAAGCGCAACGCCGATATCCTTAAGAGCTGGCAGCTCGACCTCTCGGGTAAGGTGACGGCGTACAGGTGGACTGACGGTGCAAAGGATGACGGCACTGTCGAGATGAAAAAGGCGGGCGATGGCAAGGGATCGGCATGGGTGGCCACGATCAATAATTTCCCGAAGCTCGAGGGCCTCCAGTACGAGTTCCAGGTATACAAGGACGGGAAGCTCGTCGGCGACAGGAATACCGACGGGGTCCTCCAGGATGGCGAGAGGCGCATGACGCCCTTCAACGACCCTGTGGGAAATGTCATCTCGGCGAGGCCCGGGGCAGAGCGGCGCTCGGTGATAAGGGAATCCAGCTTCCAGTTCAGGAATGACGGGGTGCCCCGCAAGGAGACCGACTACCGCAAGTTCGTGATATACGAGGCCCACGTGGGCTCCTTCATGAGCGCCAAGGACAACGCGAACCCCTGCAACTTCCAGGATCTCATCAACAACCTGGACTACATCGAGAAGACAGGGTCCAACACCATAGAGCTGATGCCCTTTGCCGAGTTCGGCGGAAGAAGGGACTGGGGCTACACGCCTGACTATTACTTTGCCGGTGCGGAGAGCTACGGCTTCGAGCTCCCCCGCGACAAGGCCGTGGAGCTCGGCGTGTTGAGAAAAGACCAGGACAGGGACAAGGAGAGCGTATGGGTGAGCGGCACCGATGCCATAAAGGTCTTCGTCGATGAAGCCCACCGCCGCGGCCTTAACGTGTTCTCCGACGTGGTCTACAACCATGCCTCGGGCAAGGCCGACGCCGACAACCCCCTCTGGCAGATTGACGGCGACAAGCAGTCATTCTTCAAGTGGTGGGGGCAGGCGGAAAGCAACACGCCCTGGGGGGCCAAGCCTAATTACAGCTCCCAGGCCGTCAAGGATTTCTTCGCCAACAACGCCGCCCAGCAGGTCAGCGAGTTCCATCTTGACGGTATCCGCTTTGACTTCACCCAGGTTCTCCATGACACGGGAAATACTGCTGAAAAGCGCGAGGGCATGAACACGCTGCGCCAGATAAACCGGTCGATACGGTTCATCAGTCCCGACGCTTACACTTATACCACTGCCGAGGACTTCACTCACAACTGGCTTGTGGCTGCCGATCTCGACAAGAGCGAGTGGCAGGGCCAGGGTGACTGGGCGATGGAGAAGAAGGGGATGGGCTTCTCGTCGGTGTGGAACTCATCATTCCATCACGATCTCCTCGGGGCAATCGAAAACACCAAGCCCGAGAAGAACATGGACACCCTCATGGGCTCCGTGCTCGGCCATTACGGCGTCACCGGCTGGGACAAGGGCGTCGTATTCTCCCACAACCACGACGAGGTGGGAAACTCGGGCTCATGGCTGGTGAGGGTCGCTGCCCACAGCAGGGATGACGCCAAGGTGATGGAGCCTTACCCGAGGGCCGTGGCCCGCTCGGCTGCCGCCATTACCCTCACCGCCGCCGGCGTTCCCATGGTCTTCCAGGGCGAGGAGTTCGTGGCGAACAACGACTTCAAGCATGGCGTCACCTCCACGTGGGGAGCCGATTACCGCTGGCTTGACTTTGACATCACCCCCGACAGGCTCGACAATTTCAAGCGGATAGCGGCCCTGCCCGCCGCCGAGAAGAAGAAGGAGAAAGCTCAGCTCTCCCCCGAGGACCGCGGGCATTTTGAGCAGTACGACACGATGACGCCTCAGCAGAGGAGTGACGCCGAAGGCCTCTCGAACAAGGCAGGCCATTACACATGTTACAAGGATCTCATTTCGTTGCGCGGCTCCTCGCCGGCTTTCACGGCCGACTCCGAGATCAAGAGAGTCTACACCCACAACCTGGACAGGGTGATGGCCTATGAGCGCAAGGGCGGCAATGACGATTATATCGTGGTGACCAACTTCGCCGCCACGGATCGCCAGGGCTACAAGATAGATCTCCCGCCGGGGAACTGGAAGGAAGTCTTCAACACCAACGCCCGCGCGTACGGGGGCTCCGGCCTGGGAAACGGAGGTGCGGTTTACGACGCCGCCAAGGGGATGACGCTCCCCCAGGGGAGCACAGTGGTCTTCAAGAAGGTGTAGTCCCCGCGGGGGCCTCTCCTTTCACCCTGCAGCCCCTGTGGTAGACGAGGAAAGGCCTGCTGTCTTCCGAGAGGGAGCCGAAGATGAAGGTGAGGCTGTGGGGTCCCCCCCTGCCCCTGACGGTGAGCGTCCTGAGGCCGTGGAGGATGTGAAGATGGTGGGCTTCACAGAGGGTGACGAGGTTCCACTCGTCATCGGTGCCGCCCTGGGAGCGCCTGATGATATGATGGACATGAAGGTGCCTGCGGCAGCGGCAGCCGGGAGCCTGGCAGCGGAAGCGGTCGCGCTTGAGAATCTTGTGGTGATGGGCAGCTTTCTGGATCTTCCCCTCGGCAGTGAGGTAGTCGGCCAGGAGGGCTGCAAGGAATCTTTCATCAGCGGGAGCCCCTCCCTGGATATCATTGGTTGTGACGGCGGCTTCTGAGTGCTCCTGAGAGGCAAGAAAGGCCAGTGCGGCGGTGTTCCAGAGCCCCCATAGATCTCCGGGAAGAAAGAGTTTTATCGTCATGGTGCCTCTGGCTGCCGGGGAAGAACCGCCTCCCTTGAGGATATCCACGAGGAAAGTCTCTTCGGGATTGGCACCGTGAGGGATGGTGCAGATCTCCCTGACCTCCTCCAGGCTCGCACACAGCACGGAATTTTTTTCAATTTGCCCCAGGTGAGTATGACCTCTTTCACCGGCACACAGAGAAGAAAATTTTTCAACCCTGCCCTCGCGGATGGAGGCCTCAGCAGCCAGCATTTCATCGATATCGCTGAAATGATTCCAGGGCTCATCGAAGCGCCTGTCGCGGACTTCCAGGGACTCTTCGTCATCCTCGGAGAGGGGCCACGCCGGGGCAGTCGAGGGGCCGCCGTACCACGACCCGGTCCTGATGCTGTCCCTCACCTCGAAGGGAAGCTCACGAGAGCGCTCATCCCTGATATAGCGGAAACCGGGGAGGAGGGTATAATTCACCGCCGCGAAGCAGTCGTACTCGATGATCCGGGCGATGCGCCCCGCCTCTTCCCTGAGGTCCGCCGTGGGGACCGCCGCGGCATAGTCTATCCATGCCTCCTCGTTTTTCCCGCTCACCAGGGGAAGAATGAGCATTGCCTGCTCCCTCGTGATGGTGCCGTTCCTGAAGGCCTTTTCAGTGAGGGAGTGACGGCGGAAGCCATTTGCAATGGCAATAGACTGGCGGGCCCGGGCTTTGGAGATGCCGCACCGCACCTCTCCATACTCCTCGACTGATTCAAAGCCGAAGCCTGTAAAAAGCTGCCTTGAGTGCATCGCCCGCAGCAGCATCCCCGTAGCCACGTCAAGCCTCTGGCGCATCGAAGCGGCCCTGATGAGCCTCTCTGCGACGGCCCTGATGGAACTGCTGCCGGGCTCCCCGCCCTGCAGGGGAGCCTCCAGCCACGAAGGGAAATAGATCTCCCAGGGCATCTCCCACGGCGATCTCTCAGACTCCGGGGCGTCAACCCCTGTGCCTTCCGGAAAGGCCTCTCCCTGCGCATCGCCTTTGACGACCCCTGCGCCAGCAGAGCCCTTCCCTTCCCCCTTGCTCCTGTAAAATACCGGGAGGCTTCCCTTCTCATCAAGGGGTGCAGGACTGAAGGCGAATTTTCCAGAGGCTGCCCGGTTGGCGAGGAGGGCCTCGACGAAGCCTGAGACAGGCCCGTCATAGTGCTCTTTGTCCCTGAAGAGGGAGAGGGCGAAATCCCAGGTGAGGGCAAGCGTCGGTGATACGCGGAACTGCATCATCACTCCCTCGTCGCCCTGCGCATCAGCAGCAGAGCCTGTGCCTTCACTCCTTTCATCGCGCTCCCTCTCTGCAAGGATATTCCTCACCTCCCTCTCAAAGCTTCCCACTGAGAGCTTCTGAGCCTTGGCAAGCAATCCAGCCTCATTCTCTGGTGTGACGACCCGCGAGAGGTGCCTCAGGGCGCTCCTGGCGATCCTGCCCTCAAGATAGGCCTCCCTGGTGAGGGGAAGACTCTCGAGAAGCCGGAAGTTGTGCATCAGCTCTGACGCCGTGCGTCCCGACATGGAAAGATGCTCCACGGCAAAAGCTGCCATGGAGCGGTAGCCCAACCGATCAACTCCTTTCGTCTTGAGATTCACAAGAAGGCCGCCCAGGTGGATGTCAAGGGCGAGGCGGCCGCGGACTGCCTTGCAGAGAGTGAAATCTATCCGGGAAGCCCGCTCATCACTGTCGATGAGGGGAGGGCCCCAGGTCAGGTCCTCGGTGAGCTTTTCCGCCTCGAGGAGAAGGCCTTCCCTGGTGATCTTCACCATGGAGGCCGCCCTGTCGCGGGCTTCGGCGGGAAGCTCATAAGGCTCCGGGAGGAGAAGCATGTCTTCACAGTCCTGAGAAAAAGAGGGACCGGCAAGGAAGATGAGCTCTTCCTCATCAGGGAGCAAAACTTCATGAAGTGCAAGAGAATCAGATGTATCCATATATTGATAATAACATATTTAACATGCTAAATCAAATCATTTAGTGACAAGAAAGCTTATTGATATTGGGATTGAAGGTCATCGCAGGATGCCATCCATAGCGTCTGGAAGGCACAAAAAGGTGAAAAATGACCCCAAAGACACTCTGGTGACCTTCAGGTGCCTTTTGCACTGCCGTACGGCCCTGGTGCAGGGCAGGTCAGGCATGAGAGAATACTTTTTGCCCATTTTTATCTTGTCGGCGTTGCGTTCATTTTTGTGAGGAGAGCATTCCGTTTTCCAGGCGGGGAAAATTTCCCGATTTGATACATTCACGGCTGGAGGTAATCTTCACGAGTATTTTTTCACAGCCGGAAGGAGGACAGGGAGTGTGGCTTAATCTTCAAAACACCGCAGGCACCTTCACTTCTCAGACCTTCGACGCCGGCGCCGGAAAATCGGCGGATTTGAAGAGCCTCTACTGGACCGACGCCTCGACGGACCCTGAGCTCAAGTTCCAGGTGGCAGTCAACGAAGACAATGCGACATGGAAATATGTGGGCCCCGACGGCAATGAAGGCAGCTACTTTACTACGCCGGGCCAGGCGATCACCGCGCAGGCGCCGATCAAGGGACGTTACGTGAGGTACAGGGCATACTTCGCCTCTGATACCGACACGCTCACGAAGACGCCGGTCTTGAAGTCCGTCATCATGGGATATACCGTGGTGGATCTTATTTGACGACCGGCGGAGATGCCAGTCAATCAAACCGGGGGCACCTTGCGGCATGGTGAGGTGCCCCCTTCACCGCCCGGCCCTCTTGTGGCGAGCCCTGTCGCTTTTCACCATGTCAAGGCCCTCCTCTTTTCCAAGGGCCTTGAGTCCAAGACCCAAGAAGGCACAAGCCATCTCTTCAACCTGCACTTTGTGAAAAAGGGCATATTACCGGCGGCCTGCGGCAGGCTTCTCTCGAGGCTCCAGAAATAAAGGGAGCTGGACGATTATGATCCCGCATGCGTGTTTACTGTTGAAGATGTGAACATGGAGCTTGAGGAAGTCACCGGTCTCATCGATGGCGTAAAGAAGCACCTCACGCAGACTGGGTTCCTGAAGAGCTTAGTAAAGGGCTGCTCCCCGGACTCCCCTCCCTCATTAGGCGGTGATCTCGGCAAGCACCACGAGCAGGGCTTTCCCCGAATAGCGGCCCTGCCCTGCCCTCTGCTGGAATTGGCGGAACCATTGCGCTGTGGAGGGGATGTGAAGATCAGACGAGTACCCTTCGTCTACCGGACACCCTGTGCACATTGACATGGCAGATGCATAATAAGTGCTCTCGTCAAAGATCCAGCCAAGGTTGGCGCGGAGAAACTCCTCAAACTCTGCAATGGTCGGAAAACGATCCTTGTAGAAGCGTTGAGCCCGGCGTGCATAGAACATCTGGCCTTCTCCGTCCTGCGGGATCGCGAGGGAACGGGGTTTCAGAGAAGTAGAGGGCCCCTCATACCTGGGATTCTCGCGTTGCGCCCGCTCTATGATGTCTTCTACGATGAAATCGAACCAGACGTAGTCATTTGGAATGAAAACGGCGCCCGTGGCCAGATCCAGGGTCACACCTTCATCACTCTTTCTGACCGAGCGGATTTTGGACCACGGGACGCGCTGGATTTTCTTGCCCAGCTTCCAGACGAGCTCGCTCTTTTCGAATTCAATGCAGTCACCGCCGTGTTGAAGTCCCAGTCTTGGATAGTATGCCATGAAGTGCCTCCTGGCTCAATTGACAGGATTATTGATTCTCGCCATATTTTGATTTTAACTACATGGGATCCTTCAGCCCTCCCTGTGACTTGTTTTCACTCAGGCAGAATTCTCCGAGAACCTCCCGGAGCCTCAGAAGCTCCCTAAGCCTGCCTGAATGCCATTTTACACAGTCGCCCGTGGGATTCCCGGGTTTTACTGCCTCATCTCTTCGATGAACTCCTCGCAGATGCCGCAGAGGCGATTTCTCGGCCCCTCCTCCCCTATCCCCAGGCACCTTGTCCTTATTTCTCCGTATAAGGCGGCGCAGTGCCCCCTGAATGCCCTGTCGCGCTCCAGGAGATCCTTCTCACTCTCGCTGCTGCGCGCCACGATGTCCAGCAGATAGTCAAGCTGACCTTCCTTGAGGGCGCTGTTTTTCTCCTTCAGGTATGAGAGCAGCGATGGCTCGAGCTTTCTTTCGTACTCGGCGCCGTTTCTTATCAAGTAGTTGAGCCTGAGGCCGCAGTGCCGGAACAGCTCCGCCGCGGGCCCCGCGACGCGGTGAAGCTTCGCCACGTCAGGATCCTTGAACCGGTAAGAGTATTCCATCAGGTTCTCAGATACGCCTGTGACAAGCCCCGCTTCCATGGCTTTTTCAGCGAGCACCGTGCCCTTCTGGAGCCTCAGCACCTTGAGGGGCGTGTTCACCATGGCGATGATACCGGTGTCTCTGAGGTTCCTGAAATTTTCGGCAAGCTCCGGGACAGTCACGAAGGGATCAAAAGGGATGAAGCCTGCCGAGCATGAAATCGACAGTTCTCTCAGCATGCCCGCTGCCGCCGTTATCTGCGAAACCCTGGAGCCCTTGCGGTAGCGGCGGAGCTGAGTGTCCGAGAGCGATTCGATGCCTATGAACACGTGGGTGAGGCCCTTCTCCACGAGGCTCTCCAGGAGCCAGCGGCGCTCCCTTGCCCTCTCAGGCGGATCTCCCGGTGAGATGATGTCCCTCACGTTGACGTCCACCTCGAACAGGGCGATGAAGGGGAGCTCTCCGAGCCCTGCCAGGAAATCCTTCAGAAAGGTGAAGTCATTATCAAAAAAGTCCTCGTCGCTGAATCGGAAGCGCCTGATGCCGAATTTTTTCTCGATTGACGCCATTCTTTCCAGGGTCCGCTCCAGGGGGAAGCGCCGGCAGCCCCTGTTCCCGCAGTGGGCTTCGCCCTTGGTGCAGAACGAGCAGCGGCGCCGGCATCCCCTCCCCGACTCAAGCCAGAAGTCGCCGTCCGTTGTTATGCAGTGGCCGGTCAGGTCATCGAAGGGCTGGCTGTGGTATGACGGGAGATCGAGAGGCACTGCGGCATTTCTTTGCAGGGCTCCTCCTTCATCAAGGTATGAAAGGGCCGGCACCTCATGGCGCGGAATCTGGCCCGCAATGTGCCTGATAAGTGCCGCAAGGGGAATCTCTCCTTCGCCTCTCACCACAAAAGCCCGGGGATAAAGGGAGAGGAGATCTCCATCAATGATGGATGGGGCGATCCCCCCGAGAACCGCGGGGAAGGGCGGATCGTCTGTGCCAATGGCTTCCATGAGCTTTTTAAGCTCAAGAAGGGAGTCAGTCTTCATCGAGATGCCGAGAAGGTGGGGTGAAAAAGCCCTGAGAGATGCCGCGATTTCGCCTATGGAAGTGATGAAGGTATCAAAGAGCCTGATTTCAGGTGCCAGGGCCTCCTTGACGTAGCCCGCAAGGGTCGTTACGGCGAGGGGATTGAAATAATGGATGGGCTTTCCCCAGAGGCCTTCTCCCTGGAGGGACACAAGGGCCAGCCGGAACGGCCTGGCCGCTCCGCCAGAGGTCATCGGTAAAGGTGCTTCTTCACCGGCCATCGGCAGGGACACTCCTCTCCCCAGCAAGGGCAAGAATCCCGGCGGCGGTGACTTTCTGGCCTTTCTCTATCATGTTGTAAGCCATCTTGACGAGCTCGACGATCTCCCTGTGATTCAGATAAGGGTTTATGTCGCTCCCGGGAACGGTGGAATAGAATGCCACGTGCTTTTCGCCGAAATCATCGGGACCGCTTATGTCGTCTGGGAAATAGCTGTAGATGCCCGAATTGAAGGCTTGAATCGAAAACTTCCCGGCAAGCTCGGTGCCGGGGTACACAATGAGGGGAAAGAGGGAGAACTGCCGCATGCCGAGGCTTTTGAGCTCCACGGCAAGGTTGATGGTGTCGGCCATATCCTGGGGCGTCTCGTCCGGGAAGCCCACCATGAAAAAGCCCTTGGTGACTATATCATACCGGGACAGGTACCTTATCTGCTCCCTGAGCTTCCCGATATCCAGGAATTTCCTGGTTTCCTGCTGCCTTCTCTCGCTTCCCGTCTCCACGCCGAAAGCAACGAAGTCGCACCCCGTCCTCACGAGGTCATCGATGGCGGAGCTGTCGAGGTGATCAATCCTCCCTATGCAGTTATAATGGATATTGAGTGACCCGACAAGCCTTATGAACTCATCGAGCCATTTCCTGTCGGAGAAGAACGAGTCGTCCAGGAAGCCTATGTTGGCGCCGGCGTAACGGGCGCACTGGTATTTCATCTCCTCGATGACTCTTCCCGGCGACATCCTGCGCATCCTCCCGGGCCACAGGAGCGGCGTGGCGCAGAAGACGCAGCGGTAGGGGCAGCCCCTCGAGGTGGTGAGAAAAACCGAGGGAGGCGCCTCCCTTGCCTGCTGGTATTCGAAATAGCTCTCCATGCTTATGGGACTGTAGTCAATGAAGGGAAGGCTGTCCAGGTCCTCAATGAAGGCCCGGGGCCCGGTGCGCCGCGCTTCCCCGCGCTCCTTGATGCAGAGGCCGTCAATCGAGCCCCACGAATCCCTCGAGGGCGCCGAAACCGTCTCCAGGAGGGTCATTTCTCCCTCTCCTGCCACCAGGCAGTCGGGCTCAAGCTCATCAAGGATGCGCTCCGGCTCGATGGTGGCCGATGGGCCTCCACCGATGAGCACCGCGGCAGGGCAGGCCTGCCTGAGCTCTTTTATCAGCTCCCTCGCTGTTCCGAGCGAAGCGTGGTAAAGGGGAATTCCCACGAAGGCCGGCTCAAGGGCCTTGATTCTCCCCACCAGTGCCTTCAGGGAGAGGCGGAGGGAGACGGCGTCAAGCACGTGGGCAGTGACGCCTCTGTGGCGGAGAAAGCTCGAGAGGCACAGGAGATTGACAGGGGGCTTCAGGTCCATCCGGTGCTCCTGCCCCCAGACAAGAGGCGGGGCGACAAGGACTGTCGGGCCTGTCACGGCGTCGTGTCATCTCCCTTCCATTTTTCGTTCCAGAGATTTTCTATAAGCCTGTTTTTCTGGAGCTTCTCGGCCATCTCGTTGTAGGACTGCACTGCCTCGCCGATCTCACCGAAAGCCCGCTCATGGATTGAGTACGAATAGTTCCCCTTCCCCACTTCCCTTATTCCCTCCACGAGGGCATTGATTGGCTTCACGAGGAAATTACCCAGGGCGGCGCTTATCAGCAGCGCCACCAGGAATGAGATGACATTTATGGCCACAAGCTCCGACAGGAGCGTCGAGAAGAGCTTCTCCTTCATAAGGCATGACGTGGCCACCAGCACATAAAGATGGGCCTCCTCTATCTCCTTAATGGTGTAGAGATAGGGTTTGTCTTCCATCCAGAGCAGGGGGCTTTTCCCCTGGAGGTTGGCCTTGAGGGACTTGAGGGGGAATTCCGTGAAGGCTTCAGGTATGGCTCCCTCACGGCCGAAGACCCTTCCTTCACCGTCCAGCAGGCAGATAAAGCCCTGGTAGGGCGGCACAAGGCTCTTCATGAGCCTCGAGAGCTTCGGGTTGTGGACAAAGATCCCGCAGCTTGCAAGGCCTGCCACCGCCTTGTCGCTGCCCTTGAAGATAGGAGTCACGTACGCGATGAGAAGCTGGTCCTTTCTGAAAAAGGGTTCCGTGTAGCGGGCCTTCCCGTCCTCCAGCACGTCGAGGGCCACGTGGGTGAACTCGTTCCTGAGCTCATGAAAGTTTTTCGAGTGCGTCTCGGAGCGGTCGATGTTATCGAGGTATTCCACCGATCTGAGGGTGCCCTCCCTGTCGTAGATATAGATGTTGTAAAAGAGGCTCACGAAATCAAGAAAATACCTGCTGATCTCTTTCATCGCGGCGCTGTCCATGGCCTGTACCGAGGGATTCTTCGCCAGAACCGATGCTGCCCCGCGGGCATCGGCCAGGTGCCCTTCTATGGTCTGCTTGAGCAGGTATGCCGTGTTGTTGATCTCCCTGTCAAAGGTATCGTCAAGGACTTTCTCCGCCTCGAGGTAATTGGCCACGCCCATCACGAGGGACGTGACGAGGGAGATTGCCACGAGAAAGAGAAAGACCTGGGCCCTGATGCTTCTGAAAA is a window from the Candidatus Eremiobacterota bacterium genome containing:
- a CDS encoding HNH endonuclease signature motif containing protein, with the translated sequence MLLLPEPYELPAEARDRAASMVKITREGLLLEAEKLTEDLTWGPPLIDSDERASRIDFTLCKAVRGRLALDIHLGGLLVNLKTKGVDRLGYRSMAAFAVEHLSMSGRTASELMHNFRLLESLPLTREAYLEGRIARSALRHLSRVVTPENEAGLLAKAQKLSVGSFEREVRNILAERERDERSEGTGSAADAQGDEGVMMQFRVSPTLALTWDFALSLFRDKEHYDGPVSGFVEALLANRAASGKFAFSPAPLDEKGSLPVFYRSKGEGKGSAGAGVVKGDAQGEAFPEGTGVDAPESERSPWEMPWEIYFPSWLEAPLQGGEPGSSSIRAVAERLIRAASMRQRLDVATGMLLRAMHSRQLFTGFGFESVEEYGEVRCGISKARARQSIAIANGFRRHSLTEKAFRNGTITREQAMLILPLVSGKNEEAWIDYAAAVPTADLREEAGRIARIIEYDCFAAVNYTLLPGFRYIRDERSRELPFEVRDSIRTGSWYGGPSTAPAWPLSEDDEESLEVRDRRFDEPWNHFSDIDEMLAAEASIREGRVEKFSSLCAGERGHTHLGQIEKNSVLCASLEEVREICTIPHGANPEETFLVDILKGGGSSPAARGTMTIKLFLPGDLWGLWNTAALAFLASQEHSEAAVTTNDIQGGAPADERFLAALLADYLTAEGKIQKAAHHHKILKRDRFRCQAPGCRCRRHLHVHHIIRRSQGGTDDEWNLVTLCEAHHLHILHGLRTLTVRGRGGPHSLTFIFGSLSEDSRPFLVYHRGCRVKGEAPAGTTPS
- a CDS encoding cobalamin-dependent protein (Presence of a B(12) (cobalamin)-binding domain implies dependence on cobalamin itself, in one of its several forms, or in some unusual lineages, dependence on a cobalamin-like analog.), whose amino-acid sequence is MTSGGAARPFRLALVSLQGEGLWGKPIHYFNPLAVTTLAGYVKEALAPEIRLFDTFITSIGEIAASLRAFSPHLLGISMKTDSLLELKKLMEAIGTDDPPFPAVLGGIAPSIIDGDLLSLYPRAFVVRGEGEIPLAALIRHIAGQIPRHEVPALSYLDEGGALQRNAAVPLDLPSYHSQPFDDLTGHCITTDGDFWLESGRGCRRRCSFCTKGEAHCGNRGCRRFPLERTLERMASIEKKFGIRRFRFSDEDFFDNDFTFLKDFLAGLGELPFIALFEVDVNVRDIISPGDPPERARERRWLLESLVEKGLTHVFIGIESLSDTQLRRYRKGSRVSQITAAAGMLRELSISCSAGFIPFDPFVTVPELAENFRNLRDTGIIAMVNTPLKVLRLQKGTVLAEKAMEAGLVTGVSENLMEYSYRFKDPDVAKLHRVAGPAAELFRHCGLRLNYLIRNGAEYERKLEPSLLSYLKEKNSALKEGQLDYLLDIVARSSESEKDLLERDRAFRGHCAALYGEIRTRCLGIGEEGPRNRLCGICEEFIEEMRQ
- a CDS encoding alpha amylase C-terminal domain-containing protein, with amino-acid sequence MKIHGNDPSITPRYDAGSLTGPAVPCEEDAAQAEAPRDEIKLEGKRSLDPGNVPQALRAQAKGTTAAAGGGSSSQLESAEGSYWVEDPLKDVAENLPRLYRVPSTQFTGDLARVNDALAQEIVDAIMANSRKWPTTTFVYDAREGPQTKNIKLVGSFNPATGQYDPQWNQGKGVAMYDDGTHGDARAGDGLYTAQVQLDPSQPREIQWGAKGDVFSRDGKLVSADRWLVMTEEPPRFSLQDKETTQTYAPLSNHLMGVHKTGDDGVTFRTWSPEVGKGDLNDYKLHVEIYNDATGHMERSAPMVKDEATGNWSLELPTGWDELEGKSYQYAVRNDKGEPLLSGKEKKAPVIYSDPYSRYLQGQQRGLERIFVDPIHGVETGWYNDSGSGGPNYTINPLWGRFTVNGHGDADKVVLVLKDEQGRQLSKQELLERIGSPDLVPYDKATPQQKRNADILKSWQLDLSGKVTAYRWTDGAKDDGTVEMKKAGDGKGSAWVATINNFPKLEGLQYEFQVYKDGKLVGDRNTDGVLQDGERRMTPFNDPVGNVISARPGAERRSVIRESSFQFRNDGVPRKETDYRKFVIYEAHVGSFMSAKDNANPCNFQDLINNLDYIEKTGSNTIELMPFAEFGGRRDWGYTPDYYFAGAESYGFELPRDKAVELGVLRKDQDRDKESVWVSGTDAIKVFVDEAHRRGLNVFSDVVYNHASGKADADNPLWQIDGDKQSFFKWWGQAESNTPWGAKPNYSSQAVKDFFANNAAQQVSEFHLDGIRFDFTQVLHDTGNTAEKREGMNTLRQINRSIRFISPDAYTYTTAEDFTHNWLVAADLDKSEWQGQGDWAMEKKGMGFSSVWNSSFHHDLLGAIENTKPEKNMDTLMGSVLGHYGVTGWDKGVVFSHNHDEVGNSGSWLVRVAAHSRDDAKVMEPYPRAVARSAAAITLTAAGVPMVFQGEEFVANNDFKHGVTSTWGADYRWLDFDITPDRLDNFKRIAALPAAEKKKEKAQLSPEDRGHFEQYDTMTPQQRSDAEGLSNKAGHYTCYKDLISLRGSSPAFTADSEIKRVYTHNLDRVMAYERKGGNDDYIVVTNFAATDRQGYKIDLPPGNWKEVFNTNARAYGGSGLGNGGAVYDAAKGMTLPQGSTVVFKKV
- a CDS encoding radical SAM protein; protein product: MTGPTVLVAPPLVWGQEHRMDLKPPVNLLCLSSFLRHRGVTAHVLDAVSLRLSLKALVGRIKALEPAFVGIPLYHASLGTARELIKELRQACPAAVLIGGGPSATIEPERILDELEPDCLVAGEGEMTLLETVSAPSRDSWGSIDGLCIKERGEARRTGPRAFIEDLDSLPFIDYSPISMESYFEYQQAREAPPSVFLTTSRGCPYRCVFCATPLLWPGRMRRMSPGRVIEEMKYQCARYAGANIGFLDDSFFSDRKWLDEFIRLVGSLNIHYNCIGRIDHLDSSAIDDLVRTGCDFVAFGVETGSERRQQETRKFLDIGKLREQIRYLSRYDIVTKGFFMVGFPDETPQDMADTINLAVELKSLGMRQFSLFPLIVYPGTELAGKFSIQAFNSGIYSYFPDDISGPDDFGEKHVAFYSTVPGSDINPYLNHREIVELVKMAYNMIEKGQKVTAAGILALAGERSVPADGR